One Sediminispirochaeta bajacaliforniensis DSM 16054 genomic window, TTTTCGAGCCCTTTTACACCGAGAAGTGGAATCATAAAGGTCTGGGGCTTCCCTTTTCTCGTTATCTGGTTGAGAGGATAGGGGGAAGTATCACTCTCCATTCCCGATCGGGGGGCGGAACAACGGTGATGATTCGGCTGCCGGTGCGCTATGCTTGACAGCTGCGCTTTTCAAGCGATAAGGTGCTTACGTTATGAACGTAAAAAAGCAGCTCAGCGAAAACCTTGTTTCACTTGATCTTCCCGGAAAGACGAAGCGGGATGTTATCGAGGCCCTTGTGGATCTTGCCATGAAAAGCGGAAAGATCAGAGATCGTCAGGCCGCCCTGGATGCCGTGCTTGAACGGGAGGCCAAGATGTCTACCGGCATTCAATCCGGGGTTGCAATTCCCCACGGAAAATGTGCTGCCGTGGAGGAGCTTGTCGCCTGTGTCGGTATTAAGCGGGAAGGGGTTGATTTCAAAGCCCTGGATGGTGAGCCCAGCCTCATTTTTATTATGACGA contains:
- a CDS encoding PTS sugar transporter subunit IIA, coding for MNVKKQLSENLVSLDLPGKTKRDVIEALVDLAMKSGKIRDRQAALDAVLEREAKMSTGIQSGVAIPHGKCAAVEELVACVGIKREGVDFKALDGEPSLIFIMTISPVNKTGPHVQFLAEVSKILQNEESRKAMLAATTPAQLLSLL